From Stegostoma tigrinum isolate sSteTig4 chromosome 4, sSteTig4.hap1, whole genome shotgun sequence, a single genomic window includes:
- the trib2 gene encoding tribbles homolog 2 isoform X1 — MNIQRSSPISIVRYGRSRHKSHHEYEELSCVRTSDCSQSFSPNLGSPSPPETPNSSHCISQIGQYLLLEPLEGDHVLGAVHLHSGEELICKVFDISRYQETLAPYFYLSAHESINQITEILLGEQRSYVFFEKSHGDMHSFVRTCKRLKEDEAARLFYQITSAVAHCHDNGVVLRDLKLRKFVFKDEERTQVKLESLEDAYILNGEVDALSDKHGCPAYVSPEILNTNGSYSGKAADVWSLGVMLYTMLVGRYPFHDVEPSSLFSKIRRGQFNIPETLSPRAKCLIRSVLRREPLERLTSREILDHPWFASDFAASSSGYGANDKEVADQLVPDVNMDVDLDPFFN, encoded by the exons ATGAACATACAGAGATCCAGCCCAATCAGCATTGTAAGGTATGGTCGATCAAGGCATAAGAGTCATCACGAATATGAAGAATTATCTTGTGTGAGGACTAGTGACTGCAGCCAAAGTTTCAGCCCGAACCTAGGCTCACCCAGCCCACCTGAAACCCCTAACTCTTCTCATTGCATTTCTCAAATCGGACAGTATCTGTTGTTGGAGCCTTTAGAGGGTGACCACGTTCTTGGGGCTGTGCATTTGCATAGCGGCGAGGAGCTTATTTGTAAG GTATTCGATATTAGCCGATATCAAGAAACATTAGCACCTTATTTTTATCTGTCTGCACACGAGAGCATCAACCAGATAACCGAAATTTTGCTGGGAGAGCAACGATCATATGTTTTCTTTGAAAAGAGCCATGGGGATATGCATTCATTTGTTCGCACTTGCAAAAGGCTCAAGGAGGACGAGGCAGCCAGATTGTTTTACCAGATAACATCTGCTGTAGCGCACTGCCATGACAATGGTGTGGTCCTGCGAGATCTCAAACTAAGAAAATTTGTGTTTAAAGACGAGGAACG GACCCAAGTGAAGTTGGAAAGTTTGGAGGATGCATATATCTTGAATGGCGAAGTTGACGCACTCTCTGACAAGCATGGGTGCCCAGCTTATGTGAGCCCTGAGATCCTTAACACCAATGGCAGCTACTCTGGTAAGGCAGCTGATGTTTGGAGTCTTGGTGTAATGCTATACACGATGCTGGTTGGACGGTATCCCTTCCATGATGTGGAACCAAGCTCACTCTTCAGCAAGATTCGGCGTGGCCAGTTTAACATTCCAGAAACTCTTTCCCCACGGGCTAAATGTCTTATCCGCAGCGTTTTGCGTCGTGAGCCTTTGGAAAGGCTGACATCTCGGGAAATCTTGGACCATCCCTGGTTTGCCTCTGATTTTGCAGCTTCTAGTTCCGGATATGGTGCTAATGATAAAGAAGTAGCTGATCAGCTGGTACCTGATGTGAATATGGATGTTGACTTGGACCCATTTTTTAACTGA
- the trib2 gene encoding tribbles homolog 2 isoform X2: MHSFVRTCKRLKEDEAARLFYQITSAVAHCHDNGVVLRDLKLRKFVFKDEERTQVKLESLEDAYILNGEVDALSDKHGCPAYVSPEILNTNGSYSGKAADVWSLGVMLYTMLVGRYPFHDVEPSSLFSKIRRGQFNIPETLSPRAKCLIRSVLRREPLERLTSREILDHPWFASDFAASSSGYGANDKEVADQLVPDVNMDVDLDPFFN, translated from the exons ATGCATTCATTTGTTCGCACTTGCAAAAGGCTCAAGGAGGACGAGGCAGCCAGATTGTTTTACCAGATAACATCTGCTGTAGCGCACTGCCATGACAATGGTGTGGTCCTGCGAGATCTCAAACTAAGAAAATTTGTGTTTAAAGACGAGGAACG GACCCAAGTGAAGTTGGAAAGTTTGGAGGATGCATATATCTTGAATGGCGAAGTTGACGCACTCTCTGACAAGCATGGGTGCCCAGCTTATGTGAGCCCTGAGATCCTTAACACCAATGGCAGCTACTCTGGTAAGGCAGCTGATGTTTGGAGTCTTGGTGTAATGCTATACACGATGCTGGTTGGACGGTATCCCTTCCATGATGTGGAACCAAGCTCACTCTTCAGCAAGATTCGGCGTGGCCAGTTTAACATTCCAGAAACTCTTTCCCCACGGGCTAAATGTCTTATCCGCAGCGTTTTGCGTCGTGAGCCTTTGGAAAGGCTGACATCTCGGGAAATCTTGGACCATCCCTGGTTTGCCTCTGATTTTGCAGCTTCTAGTTCCGGATATGGTGCTAATGATAAAGAAGTAGCTGATCAGCTGGTACCTGATGTGAATATGGATGTTGACTTGGACCCATTTTTTAACTGA